A genomic window from Pocillopora verrucosa isolate sample1 chromosome 7, ASM3666991v2, whole genome shotgun sequence includes:
- the LOC131770875 gene encoding uncharacterized protein — protein MMKTFFLVVFLLFGFASAKPKPAKRALLCDAFPAKLSGRLYMVTVTGSGGTSKLEITFSMDSEREIAHLATQYAGTEINMIQDYKGGKTYTIYPQGCYSSPLEGELFPPEQLKGLLFERGGKLGLNGVKVNVYGGMIDQAHWIFTFEDSEVCIPISFGSTESGSATSGSFLDLSESVDPEKLQIPEDCNASPQRRSLPDLLHPNNIHTASVQAAMKRGFAWLGTQRDQKRGFPWTHFQRRGFPWTN, from the exons ATGATGAagactttttttcttgtggtttttcttctttttggctTTGCCAGCGCCAAACCAAAACCGGCAAAGCGAGCGTTGTTATGCGATG CCTTTCCAGCTAAGTTGAGTGGAAGACTTTACATG GTAACAGTCACTGGCTCTGGAGGCACGTCTAAGCTTGAAATAACGTTCAGCATGGACTCAGAACGCGAGATAGCGCATTTAGCGACACAATATGCCGGTACCGAAATTAACATGATACAGGACTACAAAGGG GGAAAGACATACACGATTTACCCACAGGGATGTTATTCTTCACCGCTCGAGGGTGAATTGTTTCCCCCTGAGCAACTCAAGGGCTTACTGTTCGAAAGAGGTGGAAAACTTGGACTGAATGGCGTCAAGGTTAATGTGTATGGAGGAATGATAGATCAAG CGCACTGGATTTTTACTTTCGAGGATAGCGAAGTGTGCATACCAATCAGCTTTGGTTCAACGGAATCGGGATCTGCCACCTCTGGAAG CTTTTTGGATTTGAGCGAAAGCGTCGATCCTGAAAAGCTTCAGATCCCAGAAGATTGTAATGCTTCGCCGCAGCGTAGATCCCTTCCAGACCTGCTACATCCAAACAATATTCATACCGCGAGCGTACAAGCCGCTATGAAAAGAGGATTCGCCTGGCTCGGCACTCAAAGGGACCAGAAAAGAGGATTCCCTTGGACTCATTTTCAGAGGAGGGGATTCCCTTGGACTAACTAA